CCACAAGATCAGCATTCGCTAAGGCACGTTGACGGAAGATAATGAACAAAGATATGAATACTGCCAATAGAACAGCAATTGTTATCCAGTAGAATGTGCTTCCAAAGAAATAATCTCCAGCAGCATGCTGACGTACACTTCCTTGTTTGATATGGCGAATATCCTTTGCCAATAACTGTACATCTTCCTGACCAGTGAAGTCCTGAACGGTATTACCTCCGCCCTCACCTTTATCAACATGCAAATGGAACGATTCCGACTTAATTGTCTTGTATTGCTTAGAGGCAGTATCAAAATAGATAAATTCAACAGCAGGAATATCATAATCGCCTTGGTGCCGTGGCACAGCAAGGAAATCATAGACCATGCTTCCTTCTACACCATTAGTTGTCAGTTTGGTTTTGTCGGTTAGTTTAGCATCATAACAGTCAAAATCCTTAGGAAAACCAACAACCGGTTCCTTAATCAATTTCAAATTACCAACGCCACTCACTGTCACACGAAGATTGATTGGGTCATTGGCCTTCACTTCATTCTTATCTAAAGTAGCTGAAATACTAAATTTACCAACGCCTCCTGAAAAACCTACAGGGCGCTCTGGCAGGGGATCTACTTGAATATCTATACCTGGAGCATTAATTGCTTTCTTCACTTCTACATAACCTGAGCCACCATTAAAGAATGCCTCAAAAGGATCTACATTACGATTGCGTTGTACTACTATACCATTGAAAGTAATACTTGGTATTTGCAGTTTACCTGTTATCTGAGGAAACATCACATACTGACTCCATGTCACAGTCCTATAGGGTCTTCCATTCAGTTGTTCAACAGAGAAGCTCTTCTGCTGGGGTAAAGGAACCTCCTGCGTATGGAAACCTTTCAAGTCTGGCATTTTTCCTTCCAATTGAGTAAGGTCAACCAAAGTATAGACCTTATAGGTGAGTAAGACAGGTTCCTGCTCTACCACTCTTTTTTTATTGGCACTAACACGAATAAATAAGTCGTTAACACTTATAGCCGTTCCGGCATCTCTCATTTCATGATCCTGCTGACGCTGACGTCCATTTGAAGTGCCACCATTTTGAGCCTGACCACTAACAACAATCTTCACAGTATTCGATGAAACCTTAGCACCATTAATATTGATTGTTGCTGCAGGAATTGTAAACGTTCCGTTTTTAGTAGCACTCAAAATATATGTATAGGTAACCGAGGATGACTGCGAAGTTTTTCCATTTATCATCTGGAAACTTGAGGAAGTCGAAGTACTCGGGCCCATCAATGTCTCAAATGCATCTGGTATTTGTCCGATACGGAAACCATTCACATCATCCGTATCAGCTGTATATGTTAGTCTGAACTGCTGTCCTACGGCTACCTGCTGGGGAGCACGAGCTGTCAGTCTTTGAGCCAATAACTCATTGGTATAAAATGAACAGTACAATATTATTAATGCTACAAATACTGCCCACCTGTTTCCTATCATTATCTGTTTCATCATAACTCTCTTTGAAATCACTTACCAGTTCTTATCATTTTGACGGCGCTGACCTTGTTTTTGAGCCTCCTTCATTCTCTTCTGGGTCTGTTTTTCTTGCTGCATGGCCGCATTTAGCAACTGTTCCGCATTCTCTTTACTCATCTGAGGTTTCGGCTGTTCTTGCTTTTGCTGTTCTTGCTTTTGCTGCTGGTCCTGTTTCTGCTGATCTTGTTGTTGATTTTGTTGATTCTGATTATTCTTCTGTTGATCCTGTTTTTGCTTTTCATGCTGACACAACACAAGATTATATCGTGACTCATCATCGCTGGGATTCAAACGCAAAGCCTGCTTATAAGCCTCAATCGCCTCACCATACAATTGTTTTTGCTGGCATACTACCCCAGTATTATGATAAGCCTGAGACTTGCGGAGCGGATTAGTTTCCAACTGCCCCGCTTTCTGAAAATGTTCAACTGCAGCAGAATCTTTATGCTGGGCCATAAAGGCATTACCCAAATTAAAATGGGCCTGTGCATTCTTATCATTTTTTTCCAAAGCCTTACTATAGGCAACCTCAGCATGCTCAAAATCTCCCTTTTCAAACATCTTATTACCTTGACGAACATATTGACGATCTGTCTGAGCATACGATGGTGTTGAAATGGTAAAGAATGCTATACTCATTAGAAACAGTATCAATATACGTTGAACGCTCCCTACCCCATCTTGACGATTAACAAGACTGCGCTTACCAAAAAGTGATACTTTCTTAAGCATGGGATTCTTACTTTCAAGAATCATGACCTCAATAACTAAAAGTAAAAGGATTATAATTCCAATAGCCTGAAATTGTTCATCGAAATCACTATAAATAGTACTATCTGTTTCGCTTTTTTCCAACTTGTCAAGTTCTTCATTTAGTTGTCGCTGCGCATTAGAGTTATTTTCCACATGTATATAGGCGCCTCCACCAGCTTGAGCCACCTCCATACACATCTGCTCGTTAAGGGCCGACATAACAGTATTTCCGCTATTATCACGCATATAGTCACCTGTTTCAGGATAAGGTATAGGAGCACCTTTAGTCGATCCTACACCTAATACATACACACGCATTCCACGCTCACGAGCTGCCTGTGCTGCTTCTATAGCACCACCTTCATGATCTTCACCATCAGTAATAACGATAATGGCCTTACCAACATTTTCCTGTTGGGTAAAACTATGAACACCCATTTCTATAGCTGCAGCCAAATCTGTACCTTGATTCTGCATCATATCAGGATCAATACTATTCAGGAACATTTTGGCTGAAACATAATCACTTGTGATTGGCAATTGTACAAAGGCATCTCCAGCGAAAACAATCAATCCGATCTTATCGTTTGTAAAATTGTCAACCAGGTTTTCAACCATCATTTTGGCTCTATCCAATCGACTAGGCTCTACATCCTGAGCTCTCATGGAATTACTAATATCCATTGCGATAATAGTTTCAATACCATTTCGTTTCTCATGACTGATTCGAGTACCAAACTGAGGACGTGCCAACATAACAAAAAGTAATGCCAAAGCAGACTCTAATAGCCAGAACTTCACAACAGGACGAAAACGCGACACGTTTGGCATGAGTTGGCGCAACAGTTGTGGGTCACCAAACTTGCGAAGACGACTACGCTGCTTGCGATAAGTAAGAAAACGAACCAGTGCCATCAATACTACAAGCACTAATCCATAAAGATATATAGGATCTTCAAATCTGAACATTATGGTATTCTTCTAAAAACGGTTATACGGAGAAAAATTTCTAAAAGCAGAATAAGCATAGCTGCAAAAGCGAAAGGTTGATACGCCTCATAGCGACGACTGAACTGTTTCACATTGAGCTTAGTTTTCTCCAACTTATCTATTTCATGATAAATCTGATTCAACTCCTTGTTATTTTTAGCACGATAGAAATCGCCATCAGTAGCCGAAGCTATTCCTCGCAAGGTATTTTCGTCAATTTCTACAGGAACGTTTACGTATTGTATAGTTTCTCCATAGTTCATTGGATACCGGGCAGTACCTGTAGTACCTACACCTATCGTATAGACACGGATACCAAGACTTTTTGCAATTTCAGCTGCCGTCATAGGCGAGATATCACCACGATTGTTCGAACCATCGGTAAGCAGAATAACTACCTTACTTTTGGCTTTCGAATCTTTCAGTCGGCTCACGGCATTAGCCAATCCCATACCAATGGCCGTTCCATCCTCAATAAGGCTACGTGCCGCTATATCTGTTCGAACATTATGAAGTAATGACAACAACGAAGAGTGGTCAGTGGTCATAGGACATTGAGTGAAGGACTCACCGGCAAAAATTGTCAGACCAATATTATCATTCGGGCGCCCTGCTATAAACTCAGCAGCCACATTCTTTGCAGCCTCAATACGATTGGGCTTCAAATCTTCAGCCAGCATCGAAGTTGACACGTC
The sequence above is a segment of the Prevotella sp. E9-3 genome. Coding sequences within it:
- a CDS encoding BatD family protein, with the translated sequence MMKQIMIGNRWAVFVALIILYCSFYTNELLAQRLTARAPQQVAVGQQFRLTYTADTDDVNGFRIGQIPDAFETLMGPSTSTSSSFQMINGKTSQSSSVTYTYILSATKNGTFTIPAATININGAKVSSNTVKIVVSGQAQNGGTSNGRQRQQDHEMRDAGTAISVNDLFIRVSANKKRVVEQEPVLLTYKVYTLVDLTQLEGKMPDLKGFHTQEVPLPQQKSFSVEQLNGRPYRTVTWSQYVMFPQITGKLQIPSITFNGIVVQRNRNVDPFEAFFNGGSGYVEVKKAINAPGIDIQVDPLPERPVGFSGGVGKFSISATLDKNEVKANDPINLRVTVSGVGNLKLIKEPVVGFPKDFDCYDAKLTDKTKLTTNGVEGSMVYDFLAVPRHQGDYDIPAVEFIYFDTASKQYKTIKSESFHLHVDKGEGGGNTVQDFTGQEDVQLLAKDIRHIKQGSVRQHAAGDYFFGSTFYWITIAVLLAVFISLFIIFRQRALANADLVGARAGKANKVATKRLKKAARLMKDEKAGEFFDEVLRALWGYVGDKLNIPVTELSRENIQERLSVRKVDSDTVKLFIEALDECEFQRYAPGDPKGNMQKVYKSAMGAIEKIEGTIKK
- a CDS encoding VWA domain-containing protein codes for the protein MFRFEDPIYLYGLVLVVLMALVRFLTYRKQRSRLRKFGDPQLLRQLMPNVSRFRPVVKFWLLESALALLFVMLARPQFGTRISHEKRNGIETIIAMDISNSMRAQDVEPSRLDRAKMMVENLVDNFTNDKIGLIVFAGDAFVQLPITSDYVSAKMFLNSIDPDMMQNQGTDLAAAIEMGVHSFTQQENVGKAIIVITDGEDHEGGAIEAAQAARERGMRVYVLGVGSTKGAPIPYPETGDYMRDNSGNTVMSALNEQMCMEVAQAGGGAYIHVENNSNAQRQLNEELDKLEKSETDSTIYSDFDEQFQAIGIIILLLLVIEVMILESKNPMLKKVSLFGKRSLVNRQDGVGSVQRILILFLMSIAFFTISTPSYAQTDRQYVRQGNKMFEKGDFEHAEVAYSKALEKNDKNAQAHFNLGNAFMAQHKDSAAVEHFQKAGQLETNPLRKSQAYHNTGVVCQQKQLYGEAIEAYKQALRLNPSDDESRYNLVLCQHEKQKQDQQKNNQNQQNQQQDQQKQDQQQKQEQQKQEQPKPQMSKENAEQLLNAAMQQEKQTQKRMKEAQKQGQRRQNDKNW
- a CDS encoding VWA domain-containing protein; its protein translation is MEFANKEYLFALLLIIPYLIWYVMYRKKSEPTMRMADTFAFRYAPRSWRVTLMPILPILRIAAFTALVLALARPQTQNSWKNQTVEGIDIMMAMDVSTSMLAEDLKPNRIEAAKNVAAEFIAGRPNDNIGLTIFAGESFTQCPMTTDHSSLLSLLHNVRTDIAARSLIEDGTAIGMGLANAVSRLKDSKAKSKVVILLTDGSNNRGDISPMTAAEIAKSLGIRVYTIGVGTTGTARYPMNYGETIQYVNVPVEIDENTLRGIASATDGDFYRAKNNKELNQIYHEIDKLEKTKLNVKQFSRRYEAYQPFAFAAMLILLLEIFLRITVFRRIP